From a single Sphaeramia orbicularis chromosome 4, fSphaOr1.1, whole genome shotgun sequence genomic region:
- the LOC115417786 gene encoding C2 calcium-dependent domain-containing protein 4C, whose protein sequence is MWVLDKIRGSVETSVLRQGENGDRKGGVTPAYSNVLTPDKIPDFFIPPKLVSCPPEPEVPNVKPKEGLQPSTSEQTIGSGKKISSPRSPRLVAKIAGDTKNLLRAANRHIIQIESADDVVAGDTNADPQSQTAMSLPYVPKTQTSYGFATLKESPHTRRKESLFHCELTSPITSPNTQRKTPGKGGEGGNHLNPADCNTSHMNPYRYFSGGESDTCSSAESSPFSSPLLSRSASLLKIFTHETQAKVVKAKRTFARHSSLSTDECSSAEPSPNIQRRLHVPSFHGGAGASDQGLQREHSINLHKGGTVRISANYDASTSRLLIRVLAAENLYDKHFDIKSINCCVSVYLNPGKLQKQRSNIIKNSRNPVFKEDFFFDSISSVQVKNLSVKFKVVNKGTSLKRDTLLGEREVPLPKLLSGL, encoded by the coding sequence ATGTGGGTTCTGGATAAAATCCGCGGCTCAGTGGAGACCAGTGTCCTGCGACAGGGGGAGAACGGAGACAGGAAAGGTGGCGTTACCCCAGCTTACAGCAACGTCCTCACACCTGATAAAATCCCTGACTTTTTCATTCCCCCAAAGTTAGTCAGCTGCCCCCCAGAGCCTGAGGTCCCCAACGTGAAGCCTAAAGAGGGACTGCAGCCCTCCACGTCTGAGCAAACAATCGGCAGCGGGAAGAAAATCAGCAGCCCCCGAAGCCCCCGGCTGGTGGCCAAGATTGCAGGAGACACTAAAAACTTGCTGAGGGCAGCAAACCGTCACATTATACAGATAGAGAGCGCCGATGATGTTGTGGCAGGAGACACCAACGCAGACCCCCAGTCTCAGACGGCCATGTCTCTGCCCTACGTTCCTAAGACCCAGACCTCCTATGGCTTTGCTACTTTGAAGGAGAGCCCCCATACTCGGCGTAAAGAGTCCCTGTTCCACTGTGAGCTCACCAGTCCCATTACCTCCCCAAACACACAGAGGAAGACCCCGGGGAAAGGTGGCGAAGGGGGGAACCACCTGAATCCTGCTGACTGCAACACCTCCCATATGAACCCCTATCGGTATTTCAGCGGTGGAGAAAGTGACACCTGCTCCTCGGCCGAATCATCCCCCTTCAGCTCCCCCCTGCTGTCCCGCTCCGCCTCCCTGCTCAAGATCTTCACCCATGAAACGCAGGCAAAGGTCGTCAAAGCCAAGCGGACATTTGCTCGCCACAGCTCCTTATCCACCGACGAGTGCAGCTCAGCGGAGCCGAGCCCAAACATCCAACGACGACTTCACGTACCGTCATTCCACGGCGGCGCTGGGGCATCGGACCAAGGTCTCCAACGTGAGCACAGCATCAACCTGCACAAGGGGGGCACGGTGAGGATCAGCGCCAACTACGACGCCAGTACCTCCCGACTACTCATCCGAGTCTTGGCAGCAGAGAATTTGTACGACAAGCACTTTGACATCAAGAGCATCAACTGCTGCGTGTCCGTGTATCTGAACCCGGGCAAACTACAGAAGCAACGTAGCAACATTATCAAGAACAGTCGTAACCCTGTCTTCAAGGAGGACTTTTTCTTTGACTCCattagttcagttcaggtgaagaACTTGTCAGTGAAGTTTAAGGTGGTCAACAAAGGGACCAGCCTCAAGAGGGATACACTGTTGGGAGAACGAGAGGTGCCTCTGCCAAAGCTGCTCTCAGGGCTTTAA